Genomic segment of Candidatus Chlorohelix allophototropha:
AGCTTTTACGCAAAAAGCTAGGCGATGATATGAACGATTGGGAATGGGGTAAACTACATGCGCTCAACTATGTACACCCGCTAGGAATGGTAAAACCGCTAAACCGTATTTTCAATCGTGGGCCTTACCCGCTGGGGGGTGATTGGGATACGGTGTGGCAAGCGGGTTACAACGGCAGTGACGATAATTTCAGCTTTAACGGAGCTACCAGTTCCATTCGTCTTGTCACAGACTTGAACGATTGGGAGAATACCCGCTTTGGTTGTACCAGCGGTCAGAGCGGCGCACCGATGAGTCCGCATTACAGCGACTTGATAGAGGAATGGTTGGCTGGAGCATATCATCCGCATCTGTTCAACCGCGCTGCGATTCTAGACAATGCCGAGGGCAAGTTGACGCTGAACCCGGCATAAACACGAATATCAATTAAAAGCATCAAAAAGAAGTAGCCGGAAGAGGGTTGCCTCTTTTTTAATTCAAGGGCAACACCACTGTGGAGGTATCATCCTGCATTACCAAGCGCAGGTTAGAGGAATTATCGGGAATATCAAAAACCAGCAAGATAGTAAAGCTCTTGCTAGGCTCGATTGAACCGTAGGGAGCAGCGTTGCTAGGCGGGGTGAGGTATTGCGCCAACGCCGCGATTACATCGGTGCGATAGGAATAGCCCTGCCCATCCAGCAGGGTAAACAACTGCGACACATTGGGCCAATCACGCACCGTATTAATATTGGTTAGTTTCAGATTAAGCAGCATGAATTTGCCGCGCTCGCTGGTTAGGTTACCAATGCGAGCCTGTAGAAGATAGCGGCTGGGGTCTGAAATTTCCCAATTCTTGCCTTTCCCGCTACCACCGGGTTTTACTTCCACCTGAATAGTCTGGGGCGGCTGAAAGCTGAGGGAAGGGTCGTTGGGAAGGCTGTCTATGAGGCTCTTGGGGTCGGCAATACCTTTAGCGAAAAGGCGTTGCGCCCAACCTGCCTGTGTAACCCGGTTAAAGAGGCTACGCTCACTGACCCGTATTTCAGTACCCGAAGTACCTACAACCCCTTTGGTTATGCTGATTCGATCAAGATAGGGAAAACGAGTATAGAGCGCATAGAAAATCTTCGCCCAATCGCTTTTCATCTCTTGTTCGTTTTTGTTGATAAGATAGCCGATATTGATAGCGCCACTACCCTCTACCTTTACCTGAATACCATCGGAGGGAACCCATACACCTGCTTCTGCCAAAATATTCTCAGGAGTAGGGTTGCTAATAATCTTATGGGTTTGGTCATCCAAAGATGCGCCGTAATGGTATGCCATTCGATCTTCAGCGGCAAAACGCGCCATGTCCTGAACAACTTGTTGGCGAGGATTCACTTCGCCCCGCCAGTTGAAAAAGCTAAAAGCAGAGTTGCGGGTGGTATCAGCACGATAAACCTGCCGCTTTTCATCCTTCGGATCGGTCAGGGTCAGCACCAGACGGTTTAAATCTGGGTATTGGCGGTAAAGAGTATAGATTAGCACATAGGCGGTCTGTTCGGATTGGCGTAACAGGTCAAGCGAGTCGGGCTTGTTGGAAGTGGCAACGGTTTCGGCGTTGGTCGTACCGCCCTTCTCGCTCAAACGAATAGTAACCCGCATTGTATCAGGCTGAGTAATAGTCAGGTCGAGTACGCGACGGTCAAATGAATCGGGAGTTTGCAGGAAAGCTAAAGCACCTTCGCGACTAAGCACCCCCACCGGAGAAGGTGTAGCAGTGGAGGGAGGCGCGGTAATTACCAGATAACCGGATTGGGGGAGATTCGGGTTTTTTGTAGTTATAAAGCTGGTAGCAAGCGGATTGCCAAATGCTGTTTCAAGTAACAACAGGCACCCTGTCAACAGGATTAAAAAAACCATCCCTGCGATAACCCAAGGCAAAGGGTTAAACCCGTGGGATGCCTCTCGCGCCTCTCGCTCTACGAAATAATTAGGGCGTGGTTTAGTACGCGGCGGCGGTGGTTCTTCCTGAGTGCTGGGGCTAGTGGCACTCTCATTAGTAGTAACCGGTTTCTCAGTAGGGCGCGGGCGAGCAGTTTGCTCAGGCGGATTGCGATTGTAGCGGTCAAGGCTATCACGAATCTGGTTGTAATCGCGCCGCTTTTCAGGGTCGCGTAACACATCAAAAGCCATGTTAATCTGCGCCATGCGCTGCTCGGCTTCGGGCGCACGATTGCGATCGGGGTGATATTTCTTGACCAGCGCTTTATAGGCAGCCTCAACTACCTCGGTTTCTGCGGCAGGGTCAACCTGTAACACCCGATAATAATCTATTTGTTGTCTGCGTCGAACTTCCGCCATTAATCTCGTTTCGTATAAAAAAACCGTCCGCTTGCCGCAAAACGGTTATACTAATCGCACTTATAGATTATACGTTCAGATTGAGTCACAAGTC
This window contains:
- a CDS encoding DnaJ domain-containing protein encodes the protein MAEVRRRQQIDYYRVLQVDPAAETEVVEAAYKALVKKYHPDRNRAPEAEQRMAQINMAFDVLRDPEKRRDYNQIRDSLDRYNRNPPEQTARPRPTEKPVTTNESATSPSTQEEPPPPRTKPRPNYFVEREAREASHGFNPLPWVIAGMVFLILLTGCLLLLETAFGNPLATSFITTKNPNLPQSGYLVITAPPSTATPSPVGVLSREGALAFLQTPDSFDRRVLDLTITQPDTMRVTIRLSEKGGTTNAETVATSNKPDSLDLLRQSEQTAYVLIYTLYRQYPDLNRLVLTLTDPKDEKRQVYRADTTRNSAFSFFNWRGEVNPRQQVVQDMARFAAEDRMAYHYGASLDDQTHKIISNPTPENILAEAGVWVPSDGIQVKVEGSGAINIGYLINKNEQEMKSDWAKIFYALYTRFPYLDRISITKGVVGTSGTEIRVSERSLFNRVTQAGWAQRLFAKGIADPKSLIDSLPNDPSLSFQPPQTIQVEVKPGGSGKGKNWEISDPSRYLLQARIGNLTSERGKFMLLNLKLTNINTVRDWPNVSQLFTLLDGQGYSYRTDVIAALAQYLTPPSNAAPYGSIEPSKSFTILLVFDIPDNSSNLRLVMQDDTSTVVLPLN